A stretch of DNA from Pseudonocardia hierapolitana:
GCCGGCTGTGACCTGCTGTCATTTGGGGGTAGCTGAGCCAATCGCACGCAGATGATGACACCCGGGGCGGGGCCGCCGGGCGGAAGCGGCGTCGCAGATGTGCGTCGCCCGATAGGGGCAGCGGCGCAGCTGGGCGAAGCCTGCGGGCCCCACCTGAGCCTTCGCTGGTTGTGCCGGGTGAGCTGATGAGGACACTGGCCCATCGCGGCGAGGTAGCCCGCCGTCTGGCCTCGGAGGCTCGCTGTACCGCCACGACTAGGTGCCAACCGAAGCAGGTGGGGAGCATGAGATTCTTCTCGCGGGGATTCGTCGGCCGGCCCGAGGCCCGCGAGGGCACGGTGCTGCTGCCTCCAGGGCAGTACGACATCGGAGGCGGCTTCCCGGTGCTGTCCGCCGGCCCGACGCCTCGCACCGCCTTGGACGATTGGGACTTCACGATCAGCGGAGAGGTCGATGCGCCCGACCGGCTGACGTGGCAGGAGTTCCAGGATCTGCCGCACGAAGAGGTCACCGTCGACATCCACTGCGTGACGAAGTGGTCGAAGTTCGACACGACGTGGAGCGGCGTCTCCCTCGACACCCTGCTCGATCGGGTCGAGACCTCGGCGGACTACCTGCTGGCCTTCTGCGACGGCGGCTACACGACGAACCTCCCGCTCGAGGACGTCACCGGTGGCCGTGCCTGGATCGTCGATCAGTACGACGGTGAGCCGCTGGAGGCGCAGCACGGCGGCCCGGCCCGGCTGCTCGTGCCGCACCTGTACTTCTGGAAGTCCGCGAAATGGGTACGTGGCCTACGGCTGTCGAGCGTCGAGGAACCCGGCTTCTGGGAGTCGCTGGGCTATCACATCTACGGTGACCCGTGGCGCGAACAGCGATACGCCGGCGACTGACGTGGCGGCTCGCGACCGTCGCCGCGAACGCCTCCGAGGCCCGTGCCGTCCACCGGTTGTCGCTGCGGATCGACGGCTGGGACGGTCACCTGCCGGGACAGCACGTCGACGTCCGCCTGACGGCGCCGGACGGATACCAGGCGCAGCGCAGCTACTCCATCGCGTCGGCACCCGAGAGCCCGACGGTGGACCTGGTGGTGCAACGGCTCGACGACGGCGAGGTCTCGCCGTACCTCACCGACGGCCTCCGACCCGGCGACCAGTTGGAGCTGCGCGGTCCGATCGGCGGCTACTTCGTGTGGCATGCCGAGCTCGACTCGCCGCTGCAGCTGGTGGCCGGTAGCTCGGGGGTCGCGCCGTTCCTGGCGATGCTGGATCACCACGCCGCAGCGGCCTCCGGCGCGCCGGTGCGGCTCCTCTACTCGGCGCGATCCCTCGACGACGTGATCGGTGAGCGGCGTCGCCGCCCTCGACGTCAGCACCTGAACGCGTTCGCCGCGGCGCGACGGAGACCCACGTGGCCCTCACGCTGATCAACACGCTCACCAGGCGCAAAACAACCGTTCGAGCCAATGACGCCAGGCGTCCTGAGGATGTGTGCGGACCCACCGTCTACGACCTCAGCCACGTCGGGCACGCCAAAAACCAACACCCAATCCTGAGCTCCCGTCGCGCGGAGCCTGACCGCCAGGAGGCGCCCGATGTCTTTGCCCACCGACCCCACCTCGCGCACTACCGACGCCGGTGCGGTGCCCACACAGCGCACCGCCCCGGAGGCCGACCGGACCGCGATCCGCCCGTTCGAGGTCCACGTGCCGGACGAGCAGCTCGCCGAGCTCCGCCGCCGCGTCGCCGCGACGCGCCTGCCCTCCAGGGAGTTGGTCCCGGATCGCTCGCAGGGCGTGCAGCTGGCGACGGTCCAGGAGCTCGCCCGCTACTGGGCGACCGACTACGACTGGCGCGCGTGCGAGGCGCGGCTCAACGCGCTGCCGCAGTTCACCACCGAGATCGACGGGGTCGACATCCACTTCATCCACGTGAAGTCGCCGCACCAGAACGCGCTACCGCTGATCATGACGCACGGCTGGCCCGGCTCGGTCATCGAGCTGCTGGAGACGGTCGGCCCACTGACCGATCCGACCGCGCACGGCGGCGCCCCCGAGGACGCATTCCACCTGGTGTTGCCGTCCTTGCCTGGCTACGGCTTCTCGGGCGAGCCGACCGAGCTCGGCTGGGACGACGGCCGCATCGCACGGGCGTGGGCGGAGCTGATGGACCGCCTCGGCTATACCCGCTACGTCGCCCAAGGCGGCGACGTGGGCGCCGGCGTCACCGACGCGATGGGTCGCCAGGCACCCGAGGGGCTGGTCGGCATCCACGTCACCCTGCTCTTCCCGGCGCTCGGTCTTAAGGACCAACTGCCGGCGGAGTCCGAGCAGGAACGCGCGGCGCACGACGCGGTCAACACATTCACCACGGACGGCTTCGCCTACTTCCTGGAGATGTCCACCCGGCCGCAGACGATCGGCTACTCCCTGCTGGATTCACCCCTCGGGCTGGCGGCCTGGATGCTCGACCACGACACCGACAGCTACTACAAGATCTCCCGCGCCTTCGTCGATGGCGAGCCCGCGGGCAATCTCACCCGGGACCACATCGTCGACAACATCACGCTGTACTGGCTGACGGGCACCGGCGCCTCGGCCGCCCGGTGGTACTGGGAATTCGGACGGGCCACAGCCCGTGCGGCCGGCCAGGCTCCTCCGGCGGTCTCGGTTCCGGTCGGTTTCACGACGTTCCCCGACGAGATCTTCGCTGCCCCGCGCAGCTGGGTCGAGACGGCCTACCCCGGCCTCACTTACTTCAACGAGGTCGACAGGGGCGGGCACTTCGCCGCCTGGGAGGAGCCCGAGCTGTTCGCGACCGAGGTGCGGGCCGCGTTCCGGCCGCTGCAGAAATCCTGAGCCCGCTCCGGTTCGCGCTGTGACACGATGGTGTGTCCGGGCACGGGTGGTGGCCGTATCGTTACTCGCGGAGCTTCGGGTGGCGGTCCGCCACTTGAGTCCGGGGCCGCCGTTCGACCCGACCGCCAGCAACTGACCCGTCCGACGGCCAACATGTCGCGGCGCGTGCGCAAGATGGACGAGTTCATCGGCGGGGACCTCTACTCACACCTCCAGGCGGCCGCAGATCTGGTGGTTATCGCCGACGAGCACCACGTCCACCGCCAGCAGGCCCGAGCGTTCTCCTCGGCGGTACGCGATCTGCGCCCGAGAGCGCTGGTCGGCTTGACGGCCACGCCCGATCCGGCAGACGAGGGCAAGGTCATCTACCGCTACAGCCTGGCCGAGGCGATCGCCGACGGGCTGGTGAAGGTGCCGGTGATCGTGTACCGGCAGGACGGCCACAAGGACGTCGCGACCCAGCTCGCCGACGCGTGCCACCTGCGTCGAATCAAGGAGGCGGCCTACGCGACATGGGCCGAGGGCGAGGGCCGGACGCCGGTCAACCCGGTCCTTTTCGTCGTGTGCCAGACGGTCGAGGAAGCCAAACAGACGTCGAACCTGCTAGCCAGCGAGTCCTACATCGGCGACCCAGCGGCCGTGCTGGAGGTGACCTCGCAGTCCTCTGATGACGCTCTGGCCGCGCTCGCGTCCGTCGAAGACCCTGACTCGCCGATCCGCGCCGTCGTCAGCGTCGACAAGCTGAAGGAGGGGTGGGACGTCAAGAACATCGGCGTCATCGTCGCGCTCCGCGCCCTCGCGTCCGAAGCCCTCACCGAGCAGATCCTCGGCCGAGGTCTCCGCCTGCCCTACGGCCGTCGTGTCGGCGCACCGATGATCGACCAGATCGACCTCGTCGCCCACGACTCGTACCGCAAGCTGCTCGAGCAGAAGGATGCGCTCATCCAGCGCATCGCGCCCACCGGGGACAGCGCGGCGACAGGGGAGCCACTTCAACCTGGACCCGCAAAGGCGGCGGCAAAGGAAGCCGCCGCCGAAATCCAGGAGACACCCGAGCAGGGCACACTCCGGCTGGTCACCCCGGGACGACTCATCGACGGCGAGCATGTCGATGGGGCGGCAGCGCTGATCCTGCAGGATTACATGGTCACCGAGGCTCAGGGTCAGCGCGATGCCGAGGAGTACCGCGTCCTTCAGCGGGTCCCCGGTGCACCCCAGATCGTGTTCCCTCGCCGGGAGCAGGAAGTCCTGCCTGTGCGGTTCAGCCTCTCACTGGTCTCGGACACCGACGTCCGCGCAGCCGGCGCTGGGTTCGCGCAGGAGATCAAGATTCCGCTCATCCGCGAGGCCCTTACCGCGACCCGCACCCTTGACGGTGGGGTGCGCGTGCGCCGCGAGGCACAGGAGGCTGGCGAGGCGACGCAAGCGTGGCTCCCGCTCGCGCGAGTAACCAACGACCTGGAGAACCGACTCCTCGGGCTTGGGCTCGTCGAGGAGTCGCTCGCCGAACTCAACGCCGCCCGACGCGTCGTGCAGGCCTTCCTCGCCGGCGCCGGAGCAGGCGCAAACTCCGAGGTGAACTGGGGGGCAGAGCGCGCTCACCAAGCGCTGCAAGGCATCGATGCCCTGATCCGCCAGCGATACAACGCCCGACGACTCCAGCCAAAGTACGCATTTCGCACCGTCACAATGCCCGTGGAACCGCAGCCCATGCCGACCGACGTCTTGGACCGCTTCGCGACAAAGTTCGAGCGCGGGCGCTGGTACTCAGGTTGGCGCAAATCGGTTCTACCAGTGGCTTCATTCGACACCAACAGTACAGAACGGGCCCTGGCCGAGATCCTGGACGGGGCAACCGACATCGCCTGGTGGCTCCGACTCCAAGCCACCGATCCCGCGTTCATCGAGCTGGATACCGGAGGCCGGTACTACCCCGACTTCATCGCCATCGACACCAGTCGCGTGCACTGGCTCATCGAAGGCAAGTCCGACCGAGACGTGACGCGTCGCGACGTGGAGGACAAGAGAGGCGCCGCCGAGGAGTGGGCCAGGTTCGTTAACGACGACAGCCGGTTCGGCGTCTGGCGGTACCTGTTCTGCTCCGAGACGGCCATTAAGAACGCTCGTGGTGGTTGGCATAGCCTTCTGGTGACCGCCCGCGCCTCGTAGCCCGCGCGGTCAACGCCGCCATCGAGGAGACCACCGCCCTTGCCTCCGAGCTGGCAGCGATCATCGCGAAACCGTCCGCGAGATGCACGAGCCCATGAGCTACGGCGAGATCGCAAAGGCGCTCGGCATCAGCCGCGGCCGCGTCCAGCAACTCGCCGCCGACCGGTGAGCGCTCCGACCTGACGGATTACCTATCCGCTGGCGGCCCTATCGGGGCAGATCAGAGGATGCGTGTGCACGATGTGTGTGCGGCCGGTCGGCGCCCTCCCGCCCGTCCTCGAGCCGGTCCAGGTCGATCGGGGCCGGCTCGTCGTGGAGTACCTCGAGCGCGACCGTCGCAGCCTCGAGGCGGTCCCGCATCGTCGGGGTCACGTCCAGCCGGCCGGCGTCGACCTGGGCCAGGACCAGACGGAGGTGCGCGGCCAGCATGGCGACCCGCTCGAGGTCCAGACCGTCGGCCAGCGGCAGCGGGTCGACCTGCCCGACCTTCTGCCCGGCCTTCCGCATCCGGCGGGCCGTCTCGATCGCCGCACGCTCCACCGGGGTGCGGCCGCGCAGGCGCCGGCCCTGCGAGTCGACCACCCGCACACCGTCGTCGTCGAACGGGTCGGGACGCTTCCGGCTCATCGCCGCCGCCGGATCACCACATGGCGGCGGCGCGGACCGAACCGGCGGTCAAGCCGCAGCCGCGGGCCGGGGTCGTACGGGTCTGGGCGGCCGTAGACGAGCGAGCAATGCCGGACGTCCTTCGGGGTGACCTCGTCGGCGGGCTTCCCGAGCAGCTCGCCCGCGACCTCGCGCCGCTCGGCAATCCACGCCTCGATCCGCTCCGCGAGGCGCTGCTCGGCGTAGACCATTGCCCGCTCAAGGGCCTCACGCTCTTGCCGCTGCGCGGCCGCGACCCGCACACGAAACGTCGCGCCACCGTGACTCACGCACACGACGCCGCCGACGACGGCGAACGCCCCGCACGGGCGCCCTGTGCGCTTGCTGCGGGCTCGGCAGTGCCGCGCCTGCCTCACTCTCGCCATGAGCCGATCTTCCTCCGTGAGCTCGGGCGCTCACGATGCCTACCGCCGTCGGCCTCGCCGAGGTCGCGAAGCTGGCCGCGCGTGCTCGGCGTCGCGTGCTGCATCCAGTAGGCCTCCTCGGCGGCCATGACCGATTCGTGCCCATTGCCCTGCATCGGGTATGTGCTCGTCGACGAGCTCGGCATGCCGCAGCGCACGGACTGGTTGCGGCGGCGGGCGTACGAGCTGATGGACAAGCACAAGTCGCGGCGGGTGCGGCTGTACGACGCCCGGCACGCCACGTTGACCGCGCTCGCCGCGGCCGGGGTGCCTGCCCGATCATCGCGGCGTGGGCGGGGCACAGCGACGGCGGGCAACTCGCGATGCGGGTGTACGTGAAGCCGTCGACCGAGCATCTGCGGGTGGCGTCCGACGCGCTCGCGCTGATGCTCGGCTGAGCACGACAACTGAAGATCGAAAACTACATGTGAGAAAACGTGAGACGACAGGCCGCGTGAGGGCTGTCAAGTAGTTGTCTCACAGCAGTGAAACTAGGCGTTGACCTGCCGATTTACCTTGTGGAGCTGAGGGGATTCGAACCCCTGACCCCTTGACTGCCAGTCAAGTGCGCTACCAGCTGCGCCACAGCCCCTTGTGCCGACAAAGTTACACGACGTCCCGACGGCCCCGCGAAGCGGGTCGCCGGACACCGCGTTGCCGACCCCGCTCCGGACTCCCCGCAGCCCGCTGGCATCGGATGCCTCCGCACCGTCGCCGAATCCCGGAGGTGTCGCCGGACGGCCGCCGTGTCGCCCTCGCCGCGCTACGTCGCCGGCGGGCCGCAGGCATGACCGCGGTGTCCCCGGGAGCACGGACGTGTCCGGTCATCCACCCGAACGCGGTGATCGCGATCCCGGCGATCGCGTACCAGAACCCCGCAGCCCGCACGGGCATCGCGCTCACGGTGGCGAAGACCCGCCCGTCGACGATGCTCCGCACCGACTCGGGGAGGAACACCGGCGTGCAGGCGACGTGTACGACGCCGAGCGGCGGCCGGTGCTACGCGGCCGATCGCGTGGGCCCGCCCCTCCCGTCAGCCCTGATCAGGATTGACCCCCGATCGCATTCTGCAGCCAGCTCGTGTCGTTCAGGTCGATCTTCTTGCCGTCGATCGCGACGGTCGGGGTGCCGAAGCGGCCGTTCGTCTGCAGCGCGGTGTCGGAGGTCGCCTTCTCCGTCTCGGCCGCCATCGCGTCCGCGTGCGTGTCGCCCTGCACACAGGCTGCGAAGTCGCCCTGGGCGCCCAGTTCGGTGCCGAGCGCGATCAGCTCGTCGTTGCTCAGGCCTGCGCTGCCCTCGGCGGGCTGCTCGTCGAACAGCTTCTTGTGGAAGCGCGGGAAGATGCCGGCCGGCACGGAGCAGAGCGCGGCGTTGCCGGCCCGCGTGGAGTAGCCCGCCGGGTTGGTCAGCTCGTCCAGGATGGCGATCGTGTGGAAGCGGACGCTGATCTTGCCCTCGTTCAGCGCGGTCGTGATCTCGTTGCCGTAGCGCGTCTCGAACCGCTCGCAGCTCGGGCAGAGGTAGTCCTCGTAGACGTCGACCACCACGGGGCCGCTGCCTGCGGTGACGACCGCGCCGTCCGCCTTGGCGGTGTAGGTGGGTTCCACCTCGGAGCCCAAGGCACGGGCGATCAGCAGTGCACCACCGACGACCACGGCGACCACGAGCACCACGGCGACTACGATCGCGGGCGTCCGGTTGCGTTTCTGCGGAACGCGGATGCCCGCGGCGGCGAGCCGTCGCTCCGCCTCCTCCTGCTTGCGACGCTTCTCGTTGCGCGACGCTCCGCCCATGTCAGCCCATCCTCCTGGTTCCCAGCCGGTCGTCGAGTGCCAGCACCGTGCGCGGGCGGACGACCAGCCAGCCCGCCATCAGCAGGAAGCCCGCGTCGCGCATCAGCTCCTGCACGTAGGTCGTCTCGCCCGGCT
This window harbors:
- a CDS encoding sulfite oxidase-like oxidoreductase; this encodes MRFFSRGFVGRPEAREGTVLLPPGQYDIGGGFPVLSAGPTPRTALDDWDFTISGEVDAPDRLTWQEFQDLPHEEVTVDIHCVTKWSKFDTTWSGVSLDTLLDRVETSADYLLAFCDGGYTTNLPLEDVTGGRAWIVDQYDGEPLEAQHGGPARLLVPHLYFWKSAKWVRGLRLSSVEEPGFWESLGYHIYGDPWREQRYAGD
- a CDS encoding FAD-binding oxidoreductase; amino-acid sequence: MARTAIRRRLTWRLATVAANASEARAVHRLSLRIDGWDGHLPGQHVDVRLTAPDGYQAQRSYSIASAPESPTVDLVVQRLDDGEVSPYLTDGLRPGDQLELRGPIGGYFVWHAELDSPLQLVAGSSGVAPFLAMLDHHAAAASGAPVRLLYSARSLDDVIGERRRRPRRQHLNAFAAARRRPTWPSR
- a CDS encoding epoxide hydrolase family protein; amino-acid sequence: MSLPTDPTSRTTDAGAVPTQRTAPEADRTAIRPFEVHVPDEQLAELRRRVAATRLPSRELVPDRSQGVQLATVQELARYWATDYDWRACEARLNALPQFTTEIDGVDIHFIHVKSPHQNALPLIMTHGWPGSVIELLETVGPLTDPTAHGGAPEDAFHLVLPSLPGYGFSGEPTELGWDDGRIARAWAELMDRLGYTRYVAQGGDVGAGVTDAMGRQAPEGLVGIHVTLLFPALGLKDQLPAESEQERAAHDAVNTFTTDGFAYFLEMSTRPQTIGYSLLDSPLGLAAWMLDHDTDSYYKISRAFVDGEPAGNLTRDHIVDNITLYWLTGTGASAARWYWEFGRATARAAGQAPPAVSVPVGFTTFPDEIFAAPRSWVETAYPGLTYFNEVDRGGHFAAWEEPELFATEVRAAFRPLQKS
- a CDS encoding DEAD/DEAH box helicase, which produces MRKMDEFIGGDLYSHLQAAADLVVIADEHHVHRQQARAFSSAVRDLRPRALVGLTATPDPADEGKVIYRYSLAEAIADGLVKVPVIVYRQDGHKDVATQLADACHLRRIKEAAYATWAEGEGRTPVNPVLFVVCQTVEEAKQTSNLLASESYIGDPAAVLEVTSQSSDDALAALASVEDPDSPIRAVVSVDKLKEGWDVKNIGVIVALRALASEALTEQILGRGLRLPYGRRVGAPMIDQIDLVAHDSYRKLLEQKDALIQRIAPTGDSAATGEPLQPGPAKAAAKEAAAEIQETPEQGTLRLVTPGRLIDGEHVDGAAALILQDYMVTEAQGQRDAEEYRVLQRVPGAPQIVFPRREQEVLPVRFSLSLVSDTDVRAAGAGFAQEIKIPLIREALTATRTLDGGVRVRREAQEAGEATQAWLPLARVTNDLENRLLGLGLVEESLAELNAARRVVQAFLAGAGAGANSEVNWGAERAHQALQGIDALIRQRYNARRLQPKYAFRTVTMPVEPQPMPTDVLDRFATKFERGRWYSGWRKSVLPVASFDTNSTERALAEILDGATDIAWWLRLQATDPAFIELDTGGRYYPDFIAIDTSRVHWLIEGKSDRDVTRRDVEDKRGAAEEWARFVNDDSRFGVWRYLFCSETAIKNARGGWHSLLVTARAS
- a CDS encoding sigma factor-like helix-turn-helix DNA-binding protein gives rise to the protein MHEPMSYGEIAKALGISRGRVQQLAADR
- a CDS encoding DsbA family protein; this translates as MGGASRNEKRRKQEEAERRLAAAGIRVPQKRNRTPAIVVAVVLVVAVVVGGALLIARALGSEVEPTYTAKADGAVVTAGSGPVVVDVYEDYLCPSCERFETRYGNEITTALNEGKISVRFHTIAILDELTNPAGYSTRAGNAALCSVPAGIFPRFHKKLFDEQPAEGSAGLSNDELIALGTELGAQGDFAACVQGDTHADAMAAETEKATSDTALQTNGRFGTPTVAIDGKKIDLNDTSWLQNAIGGQS